A stretch of Prunus dulcis chromosome 6, ALMONDv2, whole genome shotgun sequence DNA encodes these proteins:
- the LOC117629976 gene encoding YTH domain-containing protein ECT2-like isoform X1 yields the protein MATVAPPADQAADLLQKLSLDSQTKTLEIPEPTKKPTVNQYGSIDSGNAANGQIQSERSVTPLLPDFMDPSLCYLPNAYPSAYYYGGYDGTGNEWDDYSRYVNPEGVEMTSGVYGDNGSLLYHHGYGYAPYGPYSPAGSPVPTMGNDGQLYGPQHYQYPPYFQPLTPTSGPYTPSPAAPQSEVSTSVGADHKPLPVETANGISNGIANGGSVKGNNVSAPLSTYQNSSFNSNGSYGRGALPGRVPTPGYQDPRYGFDGLRSPLPWLDAPLFSDGQPRPVTSTTITSSISNGNNIPSARNQNYRPNSHFMGLHHPRPLSGMGTAQGFINRMYPNKLYGQYGNTVRSGMGFGSHGYDSRTSGRAWLAVDSKYKPRGRNGGYYGYGNENMDGLNELNRGPRAKSSKNQKGFLPNALAIKGQVPTNLNNDEEKDKTSVPDREQYNKADFPEDYTDAKFFIIKSYSEDDVHKSIKYNVWASTPNGNKKLHAAYQEAQEKSGGCPVFLLFSVNTSGQFVGLAEMLGPVDFNKNLEYWQQDKWNGCFPVKWHIVKDVPNSLLKHITLENNENKPVTNSRDTQEVKLEPGLKMIKIFKEHLSKTCILDDFGFYESRQKTIQEKKAKQQQFQKQVWEGKAIDEKKEVANGQLKTQNSSEVPSDLTKESIPAVHASEEVKLAENGLIAAGDAPKGAKPVVSEKRVVANGVANGC from the exons ATGGCCACCGTTGCTCCTCCTGCGGATC AAGCAGCAGATTTGCTACAGAAGTTGTCATTAGATTCTCAAACCAAGACCCTGGAAATTCCTGAGCCAACCAAGAAG CCTACTGTTAATCAATATGGGTCTATTGATTCTGGAAATGCTGCGAATGGTCAGATCCAATCAGAGCGCTCCGTGACTCCATTGTTACCTGATTTCATGGATCCATCTCTATGCTATCTCCCGAATGCTTATCCATCTGCCTATTACTATGGAG GCTATGATGGGACCGGCAACGAGTGGGATGACTACTCGAGATATGTAAATCCTGAGGGAGTTGAGATGACTtct GGAGTTTATGGGGATAATGGGTCTCTTTTATACCACCATGGGTATGGGTATGCACCATATGGTCCATATTCACCGGCAGGTTCCCCAGTTCCAACTATGGGAAATGATGGTCAGTTATATGGGCCTCAGCACTACCAATATCCTCCCTATTTCCAGCCTCTGACTCCAACCAGTGGACCGTATACCCCCAGCCCTGCTGCCCCTCAAAGTGAGGTATCCACCTCTGTAGGTGCTGACCATAAGCCTCTGCCTGTGGAAACAGCTAATGGGATTTCTAACGGCATTGCAAATGGTGGAAGTGTGAAAGGAAATAATGTTTCAGCTCCCTTATCAACATATCAAAACTCATCTTTCAACTCCAATGGTTCATATGGAAGGGGTGCTTTGCCAGGACGGGTTCCTACTCCTGGATACCAGGACCCAAGATATGGGTTTGACGGGTTACGTTCTCCCCTTCCGTGGTTGGATGCCCCACTTTTTTCTGATGGGCAGCCTAGACCTGTTACAAGTACAACAATTACTTCTTCAATCTCAAATGGCAATAACATTCCATCTGCAAGGAATCAGAATTACCGTCCAAATTCTCACTTCAtg GGTTTGCACCACCCAAGGCCGTTGTCTGGAATGGGTACAGCTCAAGGGTTTATAAATAGGATGTACCCCAACAAACTTTATGGTCAGTATGGAAACACAGTTAGATCTGGTATGGGCTTTGGATCTCATGGTTATGATTCGCGAACCAGTGGACGTGCATGGCTGGCTGTTGATAGCAAGTACAAACCCAGGGGAAGAAATGGCGGATACTATGGATATGGTAATGAGAATATGGATGGTTTGAATGAACTCAACAGGGGACCTCGGGCAAAGAGCTCCAAGAATCAAAAGGGTTTTTTGCCTAATGCATTAGCGATCAAGGGGCAGGTGCCAACAAATCTTAATAATGATGAGGAAAAGGATAAAACAAGTGTCCCAGACCGAGAACAATACAATAAAGCTGATTTTCCCGAGGATTATACTGATGCCAAATTCTTCATCATTAAGTCATACAGTGAGGATGATGTTCATAAGAGCATTAAGTATAATGTTTGGGCCAGCACTCCAAATGGCAACAAGAAGCTTCATGCTGCATACCAGGAGGCTCAGGAGAAATCTGGTGGCTGTCCtgtatttcttttattctcG GTCAATACCAGTGGACAATTTGTAGGTCTTGCAGAGATGTTGGGGCCTGTTGATTTTAACAAGAATCTAGAGTACTGGCAGCAAGACAAGTGGAATGGCTGTTTCCCTGTCAAGTGGCATATTGTTAAAGATGTTCCCAACAGTTTGTTGAAGCACATTACTCTTGAGAATAATGAGAACAAACCTGTGACCAACAGTAGGGACACTCAGGAG GTCAAATTGGAGCCGGGCcttaaaatgattaaaattttcaaggaaCATTTAAGCAAAACATGTATTTTGGATGACTTTGGGTTTTATGAGTCCCGCCAGAAGACAATTCAGGAGAAGAAGGCTAAGCAACAGCAGTTTCAGAAACAG GTATGGGAAGGAAAAGCCATTGATGAGAAGAAAGAGGTAGCAAATGGGCAActgaaaactcaaaattcatCAGAAGTTCCCTCTGATTTGACCAAAGAATCTATTCCAGCAGTGCATGCAAGTGAAGAGGTGAAACTTGCAGAAAATGGATTGATTGCAGCTGGAGATGCCCCAAAGGGTGCTAAGCCAGTTGTGTCAGAGAAGAGGGTTGTAGCGAATGGGGTTGCGAACGGTTGCTAG
- the LOC117629976 gene encoding YTH domain-containing protein ECT2-like isoform X2, with translation MATVAPPADPADLLQKLSLDSQTKTLEIPEPTKKPTVNQYGSIDSGNAANGQIQSERSVTPLLPDFMDPSLCYLPNAYPSAYYYGGYDGTGNEWDDYSRYVNPEGVEMTSGVYGDNGSLLYHHGYGYAPYGPYSPAGSPVPTMGNDGQLYGPQHYQYPPYFQPLTPTSGPYTPSPAAPQSEVSTSVGADHKPLPVETANGISNGIANGGSVKGNNVSAPLSTYQNSSFNSNGSYGRGALPGRVPTPGYQDPRYGFDGLRSPLPWLDAPLFSDGQPRPVTSTTITSSISNGNNIPSARNQNYRPNSHFMGLHHPRPLSGMGTAQGFINRMYPNKLYGQYGNTVRSGMGFGSHGYDSRTSGRAWLAVDSKYKPRGRNGGYYGYGNENMDGLNELNRGPRAKSSKNQKGFLPNALAIKGQVPTNLNNDEEKDKTSVPDREQYNKADFPEDYTDAKFFIIKSYSEDDVHKSIKYNVWASTPNGNKKLHAAYQEAQEKSGGCPVFLLFSVNTSGQFVGLAEMLGPVDFNKNLEYWQQDKWNGCFPVKWHIVKDVPNSLLKHITLENNENKPVTNSRDTQEVKLEPGLKMIKIFKEHLSKTCILDDFGFYESRQKTIQEKKAKQQQFQKQVWEGKAIDEKKEVANGQLKTQNSSEVPSDLTKESIPAVHASEEVKLAENGLIAAGDAPKGAKPVVSEKRVVANGVANGC, from the exons ATGGCCACCGTTGCTCCTCCTGCGGATC CAGCAGATTTGCTACAGAAGTTGTCATTAGATTCTCAAACCAAGACCCTGGAAATTCCTGAGCCAACCAAGAAG CCTACTGTTAATCAATATGGGTCTATTGATTCTGGAAATGCTGCGAATGGTCAGATCCAATCAGAGCGCTCCGTGACTCCATTGTTACCTGATTTCATGGATCCATCTCTATGCTATCTCCCGAATGCTTATCCATCTGCCTATTACTATGGAG GCTATGATGGGACCGGCAACGAGTGGGATGACTACTCGAGATATGTAAATCCTGAGGGAGTTGAGATGACTtct GGAGTTTATGGGGATAATGGGTCTCTTTTATACCACCATGGGTATGGGTATGCACCATATGGTCCATATTCACCGGCAGGTTCCCCAGTTCCAACTATGGGAAATGATGGTCAGTTATATGGGCCTCAGCACTACCAATATCCTCCCTATTTCCAGCCTCTGACTCCAACCAGTGGACCGTATACCCCCAGCCCTGCTGCCCCTCAAAGTGAGGTATCCACCTCTGTAGGTGCTGACCATAAGCCTCTGCCTGTGGAAACAGCTAATGGGATTTCTAACGGCATTGCAAATGGTGGAAGTGTGAAAGGAAATAATGTTTCAGCTCCCTTATCAACATATCAAAACTCATCTTTCAACTCCAATGGTTCATATGGAAGGGGTGCTTTGCCAGGACGGGTTCCTACTCCTGGATACCAGGACCCAAGATATGGGTTTGACGGGTTACGTTCTCCCCTTCCGTGGTTGGATGCCCCACTTTTTTCTGATGGGCAGCCTAGACCTGTTACAAGTACAACAATTACTTCTTCAATCTCAAATGGCAATAACATTCCATCTGCAAGGAATCAGAATTACCGTCCAAATTCTCACTTCAtg GGTTTGCACCACCCAAGGCCGTTGTCTGGAATGGGTACAGCTCAAGGGTTTATAAATAGGATGTACCCCAACAAACTTTATGGTCAGTATGGAAACACAGTTAGATCTGGTATGGGCTTTGGATCTCATGGTTATGATTCGCGAACCAGTGGACGTGCATGGCTGGCTGTTGATAGCAAGTACAAACCCAGGGGAAGAAATGGCGGATACTATGGATATGGTAATGAGAATATGGATGGTTTGAATGAACTCAACAGGGGACCTCGGGCAAAGAGCTCCAAGAATCAAAAGGGTTTTTTGCCTAATGCATTAGCGATCAAGGGGCAGGTGCCAACAAATCTTAATAATGATGAGGAAAAGGATAAAACAAGTGTCCCAGACCGAGAACAATACAATAAAGCTGATTTTCCCGAGGATTATACTGATGCCAAATTCTTCATCATTAAGTCATACAGTGAGGATGATGTTCATAAGAGCATTAAGTATAATGTTTGGGCCAGCACTCCAAATGGCAACAAGAAGCTTCATGCTGCATACCAGGAGGCTCAGGAGAAATCTGGTGGCTGTCCtgtatttcttttattctcG GTCAATACCAGTGGACAATTTGTAGGTCTTGCAGAGATGTTGGGGCCTGTTGATTTTAACAAGAATCTAGAGTACTGGCAGCAAGACAAGTGGAATGGCTGTTTCCCTGTCAAGTGGCATATTGTTAAAGATGTTCCCAACAGTTTGTTGAAGCACATTACTCTTGAGAATAATGAGAACAAACCTGTGACCAACAGTAGGGACACTCAGGAG GTCAAATTGGAGCCGGGCcttaaaatgattaaaattttcaaggaaCATTTAAGCAAAACATGTATTTTGGATGACTTTGGGTTTTATGAGTCCCGCCAGAAGACAATTCAGGAGAAGAAGGCTAAGCAACAGCAGTTTCAGAAACAG GTATGGGAAGGAAAAGCCATTGATGAGAAGAAAGAGGTAGCAAATGGGCAActgaaaactcaaaattcatCAGAAGTTCCCTCTGATTTGACCAAAGAATCTATTCCAGCAGTGCATGCAAGTGAAGAGGTGAAACTTGCAGAAAATGGATTGATTGCAGCTGGAGATGCCCCAAAGGGTGCTAAGCCAGTTGTGTCAGAGAAGAGGGTTGTAGCGAATGGGGTTGCGAACGGTTGCTAG
- the LOC117632922 gene encoding subtilisin-like protease SBT3.18, translated as MLYSYKHSFSGFSAKLNSSQATTLAKMDEVISVFRSKTLRLHTTRSWDFLGLTLSSSSSTSTAGTPLQLAYGEDIIVGIFDTGIWPESDSFREEPRMRPIPSTWKGRCVKGEMFEPAKACNRKLIGARYYLRGFEEEYGPLNTSGNPEYRSARDFLGHGTHTASTAVGSIVKNNASFFGLAQGTARGGAPRARLAVYKVCWGKDYDGKCSEADILAGFDDALHDRVHVISASFGSKPPLLPLFVSEAAIGSFHAMQLGVTVVFSAGNEGPDPSQVTNVAPWGICVAASSVDRMFPTRITLDNKLSVMGESFIITPIKGKLADATTYFVNGVCRPENWIQSKFAVGRVILCFSSIGPYEIDEAEAAAKKANASALIFVEAMTRQVAVDIIPSVHVNLEQGTKIKHYLAQSPTKPLVQIESSKTVIGKSLAPRVAYFSSRGPSSITPDILKPDISAPGVNILAAWPPQTSPTLTLDDKRSVSWNFQSGTSMSCPHVSGVVALIKSAHPTWSPAAIRSAIVTTAYTRDTSFDSIVADGSMKASDPLDFGAGHIDPIKAMDPGLVYDMKTSDYILFLCNIGYTEDQISQIVLCPSGTDTSCPQVLQSNVNLNYPSITFSNLQSTVTIKRSVRNVGKNKNVIYFCTISEPDGVEVVIWPRVLIFSWFKVESTYFVTLKPKKESQGRYDFGEIVWSDGLHKVRSPLVVSVNTTCCDSHEHIPSPRKSQNAI; from the exons ATGCTTTATAGCTACAAGCACAGTTTCTCAGGGTTTTCAGCAAAGCTCAATTCATCTCAAGCAACCACCTTGGCTA AGATGGATGAAGTGATATCAGTTTTTAGAAGCAAGACACTGAGGTTGCACACAACAAGAAGTTGGGACTTCTTGGGCCTTACCTTAAGCAGCAGTAGCAGTACTAGTACTGCAGGGACTCCATTGCAACTAGCCTATGGTGAAGACATCATTGTTGGGATATTTGACACAG GTATATGGCCCGAATCAGATAGCTTCCGAGAAGAGCCCCGGATGAGGCCTATCCCCTCAACTTGGAAGGGAAGGTGTGTTAAAGGAGAAATGTTTGAGCCAGCAAAAGCATGCAACAGGAAGCTAATTGGAGCTCGTTACTACCTCAGAGgttttgaagaagaatatgGGCCACTAAACACGAGTGGCAATCCAGAATATCGATCAGCTAGAGATTTTCTAGGTCATGGGACACACACAGCCTCAACAGCAGTGGGTTCAATAGTGAAAAACAATGCAAGTTTCTTTGGTTTGGCGCAGGGAACTGCCAGGGGAGGAGCACCAAGGGCTCGTCTAGCAGTGTACAAAGTTTGTTGGGGAAAGGATTATGATGGGAAGTGCTCTGAAGCAGACATCCTTGCAGGTTTTGATGATGCTTTGCATGATAGGGTTCATGTAATCTCCGCATCGTTTGGATCAAAACCGCCATTGTTACCGCTGTTTGTATCAGAAGCTGCAATTGGTTCATTCCATGCAATGCAATTAGGTGTTACTGTGGTGTTCTCTGCAGGTAATGAAGGGCCAGATCCATCACAGGTCACAAATGTTGCTCCATGGGGAATTTGTGTAGCTGCTTCCTCTGTTGATAGAATGTTTCCAACTCGGATAACCTTGGATAATAAGCTCTCTGTCATG GGAGAAAGCTTTATCATCACACCTATTAAGGGGAAATTGGCAGATGCgaccacatattttgttaatgg GGTTTGCAGGCCAGAAAATTGGATACAATCAAAATTTGCTGTGGGGAGAGTAATTCTGTGCTTCTCTAGCATTGGACCCTACGAAATTGATGAGGCAGAAGCAGCTGCCAAGAAAGCTAATGCATCAGCTTTGATCTTTGTGGAAGCTATGACAAGACAGGTTGCTGTGGACATCATCCCCTCAGTCCATGTTAACCTTGAGCAGGGGACTAAAATCAAGCACTATCTTGCTCAATCTCCCAC GAAACCTCTTGTGCAGATAGAATCAAGTAAAACTGTTATTGGCAAGTCACTAGCCCCTAGAGTTGCATACTTCTCTTCAAGAGGCCCAAGCTCAATCACACCTGATATTCTCAAG CCAGACATAAGTGCTCCAGGGGTAAATATATTGGCAGCATGGCCTCCTCAAACATCTCCCACTTTGACGCTTGACGATAAGCGTTCTGTGAGCTGGAATTTTCAGTCAGGAACATCAATGTCATGCCCTCATGTCTCTGGAGTCGTTGCCCTTATCAAATCTGCACATCCAACTTGGTCTCCTGCAGCCATTCGATCTGCTATCGTCACCACAG CATACACAAGGGACACATCCTTTGACAGCATTGTAGCAGATGGATCTATGAAAGCCTCTGATCCATTAGACTTTGGCGCTGGCCACATTGACCCCATCAAAGCAATGGATCCGGGGCTCGTTTATGACATGAAAACCAGCGATTACATTCTGTTCCTCTGCAATATTGGCTACACTGAAGACCAAATCAGCCAGATTGTTCTTTGCCCTTCAGGAACTGACACAAGCTGTCCACAAGTACTCCAATCAAATGTCAACTTAAATTATCCTTCCATCACTTTTTCCAATCTCCAATCTACTGTGACAATCAAACGAAGTGTGCGTAATGTTGGGAAAAACAAGAATGtcatttatttttgtaccaTTTCTGAGCCTGATGGAGTTGAGGTGGTGATATGGCCTAGAGTTTTAATCTTCTCATGGTTCAAAGTGGAAAGCACATATTTTGTGACCCTCAAACCAAAGAAGGAGTCTCAAGGGAGATATGATTTTGGAGAAATAGTGTGGTCTGATGGCCTCCACAAGGTCAGGAGCCCCTTGGTTGTATCTGTCAATACCACTTGTTGTGACTCCCATGAACATATTCCGTCACCCAGAAAATCACAAAACGCAATTTAA